Genomic segment of Pseudomonas iranensis:
AAGCGCAGCCTCAATCCCGAGGGGCTGGACCTCAAACTGCTGGAAGAAGAGGTCCGCACTGACCCGCAGATTACCGCCGTGCTGATCGCAGCCGCCAACAGTGCCGCGCAACACTACGGCGCGCCGGTGCAAACCCTGGCCCAGGCGCTGCACCGACTCGGCACCGGGCAGAGCATGAACCTGATTCTCGGCCTGGCGCTCAAACGCAGCGCGCGGCTCAGCGATCCATGCCTGGCGGATTACGCCGAGCGCTACTGGAGGCTGTCACTGCACACGGCGGAATACGCCCGCACGCTGGCGCGCCTGCTCGATCTGGATCAGGAGCGCTGCTATTGCGCGGGCATGCTGCATCGGCTCGGTGATCTGGCGCTGCTGCGCTGCTTGCAGGAATGGCAGCAAGCTGGCGGCGAACTGGACGAGTTGGAGGAGGTCGGTGAAGCGTTGGCGAAGTTTGGCGCCTCTTATGGCTCGGCATTGCGCACCCGCTGGCGTCTGCCGCTGGAGTTGCGCGAGTTGATTGCTTCGGCCTACCAGCTCGGTGGTGGCGTTTACAGTCGCGAGGCGCTGGTGATGCACATGGCCGCGCAGATGGCGCGGCTGACCGAGCATGAAGGCGTAGAGGAGCTGGCGAAGAGCCGGACGGCGCGGTTGCTCAAGATCGGGCTGCCGGAGTTGATGCGGATGCGCAAATGACAGATCACCACATTCCGATGTGGGAGAGAGCCTGCTCGCGAAGGCGCCAGCGCAGGCAACATTTTTTGTTGAAGGTGCGGGCCTCAACGCGGGCAAGCCCGCTCTCACAGGAATTGCGGCAGCCACAAAATATGGGTCAGACCGCAATGATCCGGTTTTTGCCCTGCCGTTTCGCCTCGTACATCGCGGCATCCGCGCGGGCGAACAGGCTGTCCAGGCTCTTGTCTTCGTCGGTGAGGTTGGTCAGGCCCTGGCTTACGGTGATGCTGAATGCTTGGCCGTCGTGGTTGAAGCGCAGTCGCTGGATCTCCTGTTGCAGGCGCTCCGCCACTTGCACGGCCATCTCCGGCGCGCAGCCGGGAAACACCGCGGCGAACTCCTCACCGCCAATCCGCCCGAACAGGTCGCCACGGCGCAATGAGCCGCGCCCGCATTCGGCGATCCGTTGCAGCACATTGTCGCCTTCGGGGTGGCCGTAGCTGTCGTTGATCACTTTGAAATCGTCGATGTCCAGCAGCAGGAAGGCCAGCGGTGTGCCTTGGCGCCGCGCCTCGGCGAACTCGCGGTGGGCGCATTCGAAGAAGTGGCGGCGGTTGCTGCTTTGCGTCAGCACATCGGTGGTGGCCAAGCGTTGCAGCTCGGTTTCCATGTGTTTTTTGTCGGTGATGTCTTCGGCGATGCCGACGATGATCACCGGCTGCCCGGGCTCGTCCTGGCGATTGATAAAGCATTTGTCGCTGAGCCAGCGCACCTGGCCATCGGCCGCGATGATGCGGTACTCGCGATCTTCCACCGCACCTCGGTGCAGGACTTCGGCAAGGCTTTGTTCAGCGTACTCCAGATCATCGGGGTAAATGCTGTCACGCCACTGGTTGTAGTCAGCCAGCACAAGCGCGGCGGAACGGCCGAAGATCCGCTCATAGGCCGGACTGACGTACAGCACCTGCCGGGTTTCCCAGTTGAAAGCCCAGAGCACGGCGTTGACGCTGACCAGCAGCGAACTGATCAATTGTTCGCGCTCGCTCAGGCGCGCGACTTCGCCCTGCGCATGCATCAGCGCCATCAGCGTTTGCGCGGCCTCGGGCCATTGGGTGAAGGTTGTGTCTTTCTGGTTGTTGTTGACCATCGGCACAAATCTCAAAGGGCGCGCCGCAATATCGACAACGGCCACAGGACAACCCGCCGGAGTGGCGAAGTGTCTTTGAGATAGAGGATTTTCGGCGAAGTTCCCGGCCATTACCGAGTCCCGCCGGGCGGCGGGGTTAAGGAGGCGACGTGTGTAACGAGGCTGCGATCTTCGAGATCACAGCCTCGTTGCAGGTCAGGCAGTCGCAGGACGCAGCGAGTAGGTTTTCAGCTGATCAGCAAAGTCACGCAACGACTGGATGCCACTGGCCTCGGCCTCGTGAATCCATTCCTTGATGGCGGCGAGCATGTCGTGGCCATTGGAGCTGGTCTTGACCCAGATCTGCTGCAAAGCCAGGCGTTTTTCGTAAATGACTTTCAACGCCTGGCTGTGTTCGAGCATGGTCTGGATGCGCAGGTGATGACGATCTTCCAGCAGGCTGGTTTCCCGCGACAGCAGGCGTTTGGCCCGGTGGAACTGGTGGCGCACCGAATGATCGACCTTGGCCAGCTCTTGCTTGACCAGCGGGCCGATCACCAATTTGCGGTACTGGGCCATGATCTGGAAGCGGTTGTTGAGGATCGCCATGGCGGTGTCCATGTCCAGGCTGCCCTTGCCCTCGACGCGGTGGGCAATCGGTGCGACCCGCTGCACCTTGGCCAGACGCAGGAAGCAGAAGACCTTGATCCACGCCCAGCCGAGGTCGAATTCCCACTTCTTCACCGACAGCTTGGCGGAGTTGGGGTAGGTGTGATGGTTGTTGTGCAGCTCTTCGCCGCCGATCAGGATGCCCCACGGCACCAGATTGGTCGCCGCGTCACGGCATTCGAAGTTGCGGTAGCCGACAGCATGGCCCAGACCGTTGATCACGCCAGCGGCCCACACCGGAATCCACATCATCTGGATCGCCCAGATGGTGATGCCGATGGTGCCGAACAGCAGCAGGTCGATCACGCCCATGATCGCCACGCCCAGCAGCGGATAGCGGCTGTAGACGTTGCGTTCGATCCAGTCTTCCGGGCAGTTC
This window contains:
- a CDS encoding response regulator; this encodes MTAVDLPAVPRVLIAEADPWSRDLLKQVLLNVRCDARLDLCADGQQAMSLLNEVPYDLAIVDWELPGIDGLHVLRSVRQRKRNPPLPFILMSSRNDSASVREAIPLAPTAYLTKPLNMEGLTERLQGLLLNAGEAVVCEVPALAPGMTLSVFLERRREQADGAPLMTDVQVAVKRSLNPEGLDLKLLEEEVRTDPQITAVLIAAANSAAQHYGAPVQTLAQALHRLGTGQSMNLILGLALKRSARLSDPCLADYAERYWRLSLHTAEYARTLARLLDLDQERCYCAGMLHRLGDLALLRCLQEWQQAGGELDELEEVGEALAKFGASYGSALRTRWRLPLELRELIASAYQLGGGVYSREALVMHMAAQMARLTEHEGVEELAKSRTARLLKIGLPELMRMRK
- a CDS encoding GGDEF domain-containing protein; the encoded protein is MVNNNQKDTTFTQWPEAAQTLMALMHAQGEVARLSEREQLISSLLVSVNAVLWAFNWETRQVLYVSPAYERIFGRSAALVLADYNQWRDSIYPDDLEYAEQSLAEVLHRGAVEDREYRIIAADGQVRWLSDKCFINRQDEPGQPVIIVGIAEDITDKKHMETELQRLATTDVLTQSSNRRHFFECAHREFAEARRQGTPLAFLLLDIDDFKVINDSYGHPEGDNVLQRIAECGRGSLRRGDLFGRIGGEEFAAVFPGCAPEMAVQVAERLQQEIQRLRFNHDGQAFSITVSQGLTNLTDEDKSLDSLFARADAAMYEAKRQGKNRIIAV
- the desA gene encoding delta-9 fatty acid desaturase DesA — its product is MWYEGFLGLSAWSLVAVTLLMTHVTIVAVTVYLHRYSAHRSLELNAGLKHFFRFWLWLTTAQNTREWTAIHRKHHAKCETEDDPHSPVIKGLSTVLRTGAELYRSEAQNPETLRIYGKNCPEDWIERNVYSRYPLLGVAIMGVIDLLLFGTIGITIWAIQMMWIPVWAAGVINGLGHAVGYRNFECRDAATNLVPWGILIGGEELHNNHHTYPNSAKLSVKKWEFDLGWAWIKVFCFLRLAKVQRVAPIAHRVEGKGSLDMDTAMAILNNRFQIMAQYRKLVIGPLVKQELAKVDHSVRHQFHRAKRLLSRETSLLEDRHHLRIQTMLEHSQALKVIYEKRLALQQIWVKTSSNGHDMLAAIKEWIHEAEASGIQSLRDFADQLKTYSLRPATA